The proteins below come from a single Benincasa hispida cultivar B227 chromosome 4, ASM972705v1, whole genome shotgun sequence genomic window:
- the LOC120075285 gene encoding protein LURP-one-related 7 produces the protein MANSSDPAICSAALPIAVDLFLSKEHPDYLTNSSGDIIYRINRPSLKSSSVDKIVLLDAAAADPLISIFRVNKESWQGFKGDVGEEDLLFKVQRTLNKLKRTEFKVFLVGESLDDSNASLEMKGWPFQRSCTIYKGNTIVAQTSLMHKLHQIWVRRGRFRLTIFPSPVDPALIVALVVIFFDGRM, from the exons ATGGCTAATTCTTCCGATCCCGCCATTTGCTCTGCAGCTCTCCCGATCGCCGTTGATCTTTTCCTATCCAAAGAACATCCCGATTACCTGACTAATTCCTCCGGTGATATCATCTACAGAATCAATCGTCCTTCTTTGAAATCATCGTCTGTTGACAAGATTGTACTGCTTGACGCCGCCGCCGCCGATCCTCTCATTTCCATTTTTCGCGTTAAC AAAGAATCTTGGCAAGGATTCAAAGGGGATGTTGGTGAGGAGGATTTGCTCTTCAAAGTGCAAAGAACGCTTAACAAACTTAAAAGAACCGAGTTCAAAGTCTTCCTTGTCGGTGAAAGTTTAGACGACTCAAATGCGAGCTTGGAGATGAAAGGCTGGCCTTTCCAGAGATCCTGTACTATATATAAAGGCAATACTATAGTGGCCCAG ACAAGCCTGATGCATAAGCTTCATCAAATTTGGGTTAGAAGGGGAAGATTTCGACTAACCATTTTTCCTAGTCCTGTTGATCCAGCATTGATTGTAGCTTTGGTTGTAATATTCTTTGATGGACGAATGTAA
- the LOC120075894 gene encoding RNA-directed DNA methylation 4 — translation MASIGESSSSVPKLVDEKPVLVRVKRKASQSRLDALWLEINERPSKRPLLDFENLSISETFHKEELKTKKIFVQHVETLRSSEATVDIVQSFGAPDAASTIENNLKNEERRRKFKKEISRQDQLLVKARQEQEVLAKNARFEQIWRSRKGVKDSKDDQLHDIYHIYDIVRLDANEISIEAPKQEEQMSLDDQSMLSSYLPLLREFIPSAAAEIESDIDANMMKQDLPIDDYVYDYYTVKDNVEIADDDASNPFPLIQVDDLDLYDGPDDSDYESDDSNAENNPCFDYPDEVSDEEELESGSLNDELEDNDDDKQSSESNELEDVFSEEDKIQLYEDEIYGDFDEDDADSFDYDTNGGHDEGEDWRWSYR, via the exons ATGGCCAGCATCGGTGAGAGCTCTTCTTCTGTTCCCAAACTTGTGGATGAAAAGCCGGTTTTAGTTAGGGTTAAGCGCAAAGCTTCCCAATCTCGACTTGATGCATTAT GGCTGGAAATCAATGAGAGGCCATCGAAGCGACCGCTCTTGGATTTTGAGAATTTATCAATTTCAGAAACTTTCCACAAAG AGGAACTAAAGACTAAGAAGATATTTGTACAGCATGTGGAGACATTAAGAAGCTCTGAGGCCACTGTTGACATTGTTCAGTCCTTTGGG GCACCTGATGCTGCTTCCACCATTGAAAATAACCTAAAGAATGAGGAGCGCAGAAGAAAATTTAAGAAAGAGATT TCAAGACAAGATCAGTTGTTGGTTAAAGCTAGACAAGAACAAGAG GTTCTGGCAAAAAATGCTAGATTTGAGCAGATATGGAGAAGTAGGAAAGGAGTTAAAGATTCAAAAGATGACCAGTTACATGATATATATCATATCTATGATATTGTTCGTCTTGATGCAAATGAAATATCAATTGAAGCACCAAAACAGGAGGA ACAAATGTCTCTGGACGATCAGAGTATGTTATCAAGTTACCTGCCTTTACTAAGGGAGTTTATTCCAAGTGCTGCTGCGGAGATTGAATCAGATATAGATGCAAACATGATGAAACAAGATT TGCCCATAGATGATTATGTATATGACTACTATACTGTGAAGGATAATGTGGAGATTGCTGATGACGATGCCTCTAATCCGTTTCCTTT GATACAAGTTGATGACTTGGATCTATATGATGGGCCTGATGACTCAGATTATGAAAGCGATGATTCAAATG CTGAAAACAATCCTTGCTTTGATTACCCGGATGAGGTTTCCGATGAAGAAGAATTGGAGAGTGGATCTTTGAATGATGAATTGGAAGATAATGACGATGACAAGCAGTCCTCGGAAAGTAATGAATTAGAAGATGTGTTCTCAGAGGAGgacaaaattcaattatatgaggATGAAATATATGGTGATTTTGATGAAGATGATGCCGATAGCTTTGATTATGATACTAATGGTGGTCATGATGAAGGTGAAGATTGGAGATGGTCCTATCGCTGA